Proteins co-encoded in one Deltaproteobacteria bacterium genomic window:
- a CDS encoding D-serine ammonia-lyase, with protein MMNFDDSASVIDQLKEKKPLLWINSDLARAGEVLPGLKIGIDRIQDAADRLERFAPLLVDLFPELKDSGGIIESDLVHIPAMGESLCQASGIDQGGAFWVKADHALPVAGSVKARGGIYEVLLLAENLALENGLISVEQDYSALRSEQARRLFGRYTVSVGSTGNLGLSIGVMAAALGFKAVVHMSAEAKAWKKKHLRDRGVEVVEHASDYSSAVSAGREMTLSDPYGYFVDDERSEALFLGYSVAALRLKEQLEQLQIVVDQRHPLFVYLPCGVGGAPGGITFGLKHIFGDNVHCFWGEPVQAPCMLLGLATRFDSSTLSVYDIGLDNSTEADGLAVSKASTLVVDLCSRLVSGIFTVTDDELFHFLYKLDQMEKIRIEPSAAAGFAGPGFLLASDAGKGYLTRHGLTGQMAMANHIVWTTGGRFVPEEEFSGFLQRGSAVGMDCPSEKSR; from the coding sequence ATGATGAATTTCGATGACTCTGCGTCGGTCATTGACCAATTAAAGGAAAAGAAACCGTTATTGTGGATCAATTCCGACCTGGCGCGGGCCGGCGAAGTGTTGCCCGGCCTGAAGATCGGGATCGACCGGATTCAAGATGCGGCCGATCGCTTGGAGCGTTTTGCGCCCCTGTTGGTCGACTTGTTTCCCGAACTCAAAGACAGCGGAGGAATCATTGAATCCGATCTGGTTCATATACCGGCCATGGGCGAAAGCTTATGTCAAGCAAGTGGAATCGACCAGGGAGGCGCCTTTTGGGTGAAAGCGGACCATGCCCTGCCGGTGGCCGGCTCGGTCAAGGCCAGGGGCGGGATCTATGAGGTGCTGTTACTGGCTGAAAACCTTGCCTTGGAAAACGGGTTGATTTCCGTCGAGCAAGACTACTCGGCCTTGCGCAGCGAACAGGCCAGGCGGCTTTTCGGACGATACACCGTATCCGTGGGCAGCACCGGAAACTTGGGATTGAGTATCGGCGTGATGGCGGCGGCCCTGGGATTCAAAGCCGTTGTGCACATGTCGGCGGAAGCCAAGGCATGGAAAAAGAAGCACTTGCGCGACCGAGGTGTGGAGGTGGTTGAGCACGCTTCAGACTACTCTTCTGCGGTTTCAGCAGGCCGGGAAATGACATTGTCTGATCCGTACGGATATTTTGTCGATGATGAAAGATCGGAGGCGCTTTTCCTGGGGTACAGCGTCGCCGCCTTGAGGCTGAAGGAGCAGCTTGAGCAATTGCAGATCGTTGTCGATCAGCGTCACCCTTTGTTTGTTTATCTGCCCTGCGGAGTAGGCGGAGCTCCCGGTGGCATCACTTTCGGGCTGAAGCACATTTTTGGCGATAATGTGCATTGTTTTTGGGGGGAACCGGTGCAGGCTCCCTGCATGCTGCTGGGGTTGGCGACCCGGTTCGATTCAAGCACTTTGTCCGTCTACGACATTGGTCTTGATAATTCCACCGAGGCAGATGGACTTGCAGTCAGTAAGGCTTCAACCCTCGTGGTTGACTTGTGCAGCCGGTTGGTATCAGGCATTTTTACCGTGACGGACGACGAGCTGTTTCATTTCCTGTACAAGTTGGACCAAATGGAAAAGATCCGTATAGAGCCCTCAGCCGCCGCCGGCTTTGCCGGCCCGGGCTTCCTGCTGGCCTCCGATGCCGGGAAGGGATATTTGACTCGACACGGACTGACCGGGCAAATGGCCATGGCAAATCATATTGTGTGGACGACAGGCGGTCGCTTTGTTCCCGAAGAGGAATTTTCGGGTTTTTTACAACGCGGTTCAGCGGTCGGGATGGATTGTCCTAGTGAAAAAAGTCGATAA